One Maniola hyperantus chromosome Z, iAphHyp1.2, whole genome shotgun sequence DNA window includes the following coding sequences:
- the twz gene encoding BTB/POZ domain-containing protein Tiwaz yields the protein MEDSELKLEVRRKRRWAQFPQVAAPCHEDAPVHIDVGGVIYTSSLRTLTKYPKSKLAMMFSGKIPIVVDKLKQHYFIDRDGAEFRHVLNFLRNDALLVPWDYKYLELLIAEAQFFQLEDMLTQLLMLRERRSFDNFTSIVDSK from the exons ATGGAGGACTCGGAGCTGAAGCTGGAGGTGCGCCGCAAGCGGCGGTGGGCGCAGTTCCCGCAGGTGGCGGCGCCCTGCCACGAGGACGCGCCCGTGCACATCGACGTGGGCGGCGTCATCTACACCTCCAGCCTCAGGACGCTCACCAA ATACCCGAAGTCCAAGCTGGCGATGATGTTCTCGGGCAAGATCCCCATCGTGGTGGACAAACTCAAGCAGCACTACTTCATCGACCGCGACGGCGCCGAGTTCCGCCACGTCCTCAACTTCCTCCGCAACGACGCGCTGCTCGTCCCCTGGGACTACAAGTACCTCGAGCTGCTGATAGCAGAGGCGCAGTTCTTTCAGTTGGAAG ACATGCTCACCCAGTTACTGATGCTGAGAGAACGACGATCTTTTGATAACTTTAC GTCGATAGTCGACAGCAAGTGA